A portion of the Bulleidia sp. zg-1006 genome contains these proteins:
- a CDS encoding VirB4 family type IV secretion system protein translates to MKLEKMKRKLTSFEKKEVVRFKKQQKEVQKIRKKMASTVSWMDIDEVQDNMIILKRGSKTEYVMGYKILPHNIFIDETNAFFRRIQAVRSCFNQSPGNLYFQFVYSPVNADQYINNVNNLLNEEDDKVVKKMLEADLDKMESFQQSFKELEFFVLIKSSEPRKLEKDMDDLYGALQAGLFYPEELNKRDFFNYISYAFENNSINDYMFGRGILSYLNQKIKYNEAKDKLEKTDSTEDFSKYGTPIYNIRPAIKRIEKSKLAPTGFGVKNNYLIIGNKYVSNLLVEKFTTHFTEGFLCEFLNDPRIKLFMLDRHLKGVNMAQMLRRDLAEMQQRYKKSTDRMVLARIQKNLESQEQYIEQVIRNNDRTHDVVLVLQVWSDELEELEQVRLDLMSRVSTYGLTLSKANFIQEELFKLVNPLWIDINLPGVVLEQFGQPMPSTTVAGLYPWVFDTLKDEKGFLFGHEKQNGGIVLFDPAYYMHNPKEAPKDNRVNGNMVVLGKAGSGKTTAVNLNIRNFIRNKWKIIWIDPENKNNRITKKYSGTFVNWGQRDNIINIFDLKPISTDDDEDDFKMWDTELAIFNVIEDLNLLLRYLFPSISENSLALVGNLVKKTYEEVGISKDKDGKYESFKDKTYEDMPTFSDFNRILEARMRLLNSSNKEQYKKESEYLNDLHMKLQRLLNEWSIYFNGHTTVKLPDEQGRQIISFGTKKLFNLSDNLQTALYYVMFTYAWSLCLDETQESAFIIDEAHTMILKGKTAELVAQFYRRSRKYKNIICTITHSPRDFADDKVLTHGKAIFQNAVYKIIMNLDKDGVTDVAKLDSLNDNEQLLIQDLMQGDSLFICGSKRLPIHILATDNELVEMGAGYD, encoded by the coding sequence ATGAAGTTAGAGAAGATGAAAAGGAAACTGACTAGCTTTGAAAAAAAAGAAGTTGTTCGCTTTAAAAAACAACAAAAAGAAGTGCAGAAGATCAGAAAAAAAATGGCAAGCACAGTATCTTGGATGGATATTGATGAAGTTCAGGATAATATGATTATTTTAAAAAGAGGGTCTAAAACAGAATATGTTATGGGGTATAAAATTCTTCCTCATAACATTTTTATAGATGAAACAAATGCCTTTTTCAGAAGAATTCAAGCAGTAAGAAGTTGTTTTAATCAATCTCCAGGAAATTTATATTTTCAATTTGTGTACAGCCCAGTCAATGCTGATCAATATATCAATAATGTGAATAATCTTTTGAATGAAGAAGATGATAAAGTTGTCAAAAAAATGTTAGAAGCTGATTTGGATAAAATGGAATCCTTCCAACAATCTTTTAAAGAATTAGAATTTTTTGTCCTTATTAAGAGTTCTGAACCAAGAAAACTTGAGAAGGACATGGATGATTTATACGGTGCTTTGCAAGCAGGATTATTTTATCCTGAAGAATTAAATAAGCGTGATTTTTTCAATTATATTTCCTATGCGTTTGAAAACAATTCAATTAATGATTATATGTTTGGAAGAGGAATCCTTTCCTATTTAAATCAAAAAATTAAATACAATGAAGCAAAGGACAAGTTGGAAAAGACTGATTCAACAGAAGATTTTTCTAAGTACGGCACTCCAATTTATAATATTCGACCAGCCATCAAGAGAATTGAAAAGAGTAAGTTAGCTCCAACAGGCTTTGGAGTAAAAAATAATTATCTAATCATAGGCAATAAATATGTTTCCAATTTGCTGGTTGAAAAGTTTACCACTCATTTTACGGAAGGCTTCTTGTGTGAATTTTTAAATGATCCAAGAATAAAATTATTCATGTTGGATCGTCATTTAAAAGGCGTGAATATGGCACAAATGCTTAGAAGAGATTTAGCTGAAATGCAACAAAGATATAAAAAGAGTACCGATCGAATGGTATTGGCTAGAATTCAAAAAAATTTAGAATCTCAAGAACAGTATATTGAACAGGTTATTAGAAATAACGATAGAACACATGATGTTGTTCTGGTTTTGCAAGTGTGGTCGGACGAATTGGAAGAATTAGAACAAGTAAGATTGGATTTAATGAGTAGAGTATCTACTTACGGCTTAACCTTATCAAAGGCTAATTTTATCCAAGAAGAATTGTTTAAATTGGTCAATCCATTATGGATTGATATTAATCTTCCAGGAGTTGTGCTAGAACAGTTTGGACAACCTATGCCTTCTACTACTGTGGCTGGTTTATATCCGTGGGTATTTGATACTTTAAAAGATGAAAAAGGATTCTTGTTTGGTCATGAAAAGCAAAACGGGGGGATAGTTTTGTTTGATCCGGCATACTATATGCACAATCCTAAAGAAGCTCCTAAAGACAATAGAGTGAATGGCAACATGGTTGTTTTAGGAAAAGCCGGATCGGGGAAGACAACTGCCGTAAATCTTAATATCAGAAACTTTATTAGAAATAAGTGGAAGATTATTTGGATTGATCCTGAAAACAAAAACAATCGTATTACCAAAAAGTATAGCGGTACTTTTGTGAACTGGGGGCAACGAGATAATATTATTAATATTTTTGATTTAAAACCTATTTCTACTGATGATGATGAAGATGATTTCAAGATGTGGGATACTGAATTAGCTATTTTTAACGTTATTGAAGACTTGAATTTGCTGTTGCGGTATTTATTTCCAAGCATATCAGAAAATAGCCTGGCTCTTGTTGGGAATCTAGTTAAAAAGACTTATGAAGAGGTGGGTATTTCTAAAGATAAGGATGGCAAATATGAATCCTTCAAGGATAAGACTTATGAAGATATGCCTACTTTTTCAGATTTCAATAGAATCTTAGAAGCTAGAATGAGATTGCTAAACAGTTCCAATAAGGAACAGTATAAAAAGGAAAGTGAATATCTAAATGATCTTCACATGAAGTTACAAAGACTTTTAAATGAATGGTCGATTTATTTTAACGGTCATACAACGGTTAAGCTACCTGATGAACAAGGCAGACAAATCATTTCTTTTGGAACAAAAAAATTATTCAATCTATCAGATAATCTTCAAACGGCTTTGTACTATGTCATGTTTACTTATGCCTGGTCATTGTGTTTGGATGAAACGCAAGAATCGGCTTTTATTATAGATGAAGCTCATACGATGATTTTAAAAGGCAAGACAGCTGAATTAGTAGCGCAATTTTATCGTCGATCGAGAAAGTACAAGAATATTATATGTACGATAACTCACTCTCCAAGAGATTTCGCTGATGATAAAGTCCTTACTCACGGGAAAGCAATATTTCAAAATGCGGTTTACAAGATTATTATGAATTTGGATAAAGATGGTGTAACTGATGTTGCTAAACTTGACTCTTTAAATGATAATGAGCAGTTATTAATTCAAGATTTAATGCAAGGAGATAGCTTGTTTATTTGTGGATCTAAGAGATTACCTATTCATATTTTAGCAACAGATAATGAATTAGTTGAAATGGGAGCTGGATATGATTAA
- a CDS encoding ribbon-helix-helix protein, CopG family, protein MKVATTTIRLDESTKEKLEYLKQASGRTSTTELLEKLIQEEYERSFLNHNNDYISKVVRRELSNILQLYWKEIK, encoded by the coding sequence ATGAAAGTGGCAACGACAACGATTCGCCTAGATGAATCAACAAAAGAAAAATTAGAATATCTAAAACAAGCCAGTGGTAGAACATCGACTACGGAGCTTTTAGAAAAGCTGATACAGGAAGAATATGAAAGAAGTTTTTTAAATCATAACAATGATTATATTTCAAAAGTGGTAAGAAGAGAGCTGTCAAATATTCTTCAATTATATTGGAAAGAAATAAAATAA
- a CDS encoding CHAP domain-containing protein: protein MGPYVLLIMLLMIPILALLNTHPKVSLGTEVSAGYTGSSNITIKEGTYYSGSDPANYRIWDSIFANGNPFPKYPGSYDGRQCTAFAWGRFYQTYHVSSGARGDGKVNAKEIVLAHPEQFVLSSTPAPNSVFSSEWTLGSPVHGHVGYVESFDGQSIWISHGNTQTPGGIQLNWKYSWQDFKNHFCKRGCSFAVPKK, encoded by the coding sequence ATGGGACCCTATGTTTTGTTAATCATGTTATTGATGATTCCGATATTAGCATTGCTGAATACTCATCCTAAAGTAAGTTTAGGAACAGAAGTATCTGCCGGTTATACCGGATCTTCTAATATTACCATCAAGGAAGGAACATACTATTCAGGAAGTGATCCGGCAAACTATAGGATTTGGGATTCAATCTTTGCTAATGGAAATCCTTTTCCAAAATATCCTGGAAGTTATGATGGAAGACAATGCACCGCTTTTGCATGGGGCAGATTCTATCAAACCTACCATGTTTCATCGGGTGCTAGAGGTGATGGAAAAGTGAACGCAAAAGAAATTGTGTTGGCACATCCTGAACAATTTGTTCTAAGTAGTACGCCAGCTCCTAATTCTGTGTTTAGTTCTGAATGGACGTTGGGGAGCCCCGTCCATGGTCATGTCGGTTATGTAGAATCTTTTGATGGTCAATCTATATGGATTAGTCATGGGAATACACAAACTCCAGGCGGGATTCAATTGAATTGGAAGTACAGTTGGCAAGATTTCAAAAATCATTTTTGCAAAAGGGGTTGTTCTTTTGCAGTTCCAAAAAAATGA
- a CDS encoding DUF1778 domain-containing protein: protein MKENLNIRIDKEIKQNLKTLATQEGLNITDFVVKLIKEYQVDSKGIGMNHTNSDSKLHTEDKINALLVMNLLTLKQQFPSLDINKISFEMDRIIEEKIYEKLSKIDYQ from the coding sequence ATGAAAGAAAATTTAAATATCCGAATTGATAAAGAAATAAAACAAAACTTAAAAACATTGGCTACACAGGAAGGGCTGAATATTACTGACTTTGTTGTTAAGTTGATTAAAGAATATCAAGTAGATTCAAAAGGAATTGGTATGAATCATACCAATTCAGATTCAAAGTTGCATACAGAGGATAAAATAAATGCTTTATTGGTTATGAATTTACTAACCTTGAAGCAACAATTTCCTTCATTGGACATTAATAAAATAAGCTTTGAAATGGATAGAATCATTGAAGAAAAGATTTACGAAAAATTATCAAAAATTGACTATCAATAA
- the mobL gene encoding relaxase MobL: MAILKSTFLKYGTLAPPNSNFKGVIDTNSIFGEKGLFKYHKRESAIKKSGDSKKDYSFFDYTQRAYAVNSSERKEIYYTYSDNGFLTDKKEKEWLREAKESFSKKGNLLFQEMLSFENYEEAKSYGLNSQSDFATLMDKCMPKIAKAIGMNYTNLMWWMDYHTNTKHPHIHFNFFEKEQTLTKGKIDKRKLDRVKRIIYTELYDRKRTLEQRSSLEFKQEIDLRKKEILDSISIKNKHLNYMTINKIFNLYIRLEDTGRLQFHSIHQKSKRKELLEISEMILKDTVGKEDYQNFLKLLKDNDKALNSVAKENVFNNALTNLYDLKIKIANMVLKAYKDDETKEAIGMNHTNSKKDDLMNDYNVQKIKKRREKYLSENGFSNNVKGKNYVLNKSEKSSFAFRLNSQFRKNVDPEIRQYLSNSKSEINAYLRNTDELVNVVDDFEIIQSL, encoded by the coding sequence ATGGCTATTCTTAAAAGTACCTTTTTAAAATATGGAACTTTAGCTCCGCCTAATTCAAATTTCAAAGGAGTTATTGATACCAATTCCATCTTTGGAGAAAAGGGCTTATTCAAATATCACAAAAGAGAATCAGCAATCAAAAAAAGTGGAGACTCAAAAAAAGATTATTCATTTTTTGATTATACACAAAGAGCCTATGCGGTTAATTCGTCTGAACGAAAAGAAATTTACTATACTTATTCTGATAATGGCTTTTTAACGGATAAAAAAGAAAAAGAATGGCTTCGGGAAGCAAAAGAATCTTTTAGTAAAAAAGGCAATTTATTATTTCAAGAAATGTTATCTTTCGAAAATTATGAAGAAGCGAAATCTTACGGATTAAATAGCCAATCTGATTTTGCTACCTTAATGGACAAATGTATGCCAAAAATTGCTAAGGCAATTGGTATGAATTATACCAATTTAATGTGGTGGATGGATTACCACACAAACACAAAGCACCCTCATATCCATTTTAATTTTTTTGAAAAGGAACAAACACTGACAAAAGGCAAGATTGATAAGAGAAAATTGGATCGGGTAAAAAGAATTATCTATACAGAGCTTTATGATCGAAAGCGAACTTTAGAACAAAGAAGCTCCTTGGAATTTAAACAAGAGATTGATTTAAGAAAAAAAGAAATTCTGGATTCTATTTCAATTAAGAACAAGCATTTAAATTACATGACAATCAATAAGATCTTCAATTTATACATTCGCTTGGAAGATACAGGGAGATTGCAATTTCATTCAATTCATCAGAAATCCAAACGAAAAGAACTATTAGAAATATCTGAAATGATATTAAAAGATACAGTTGGGAAGGAAGATTATCAAAATTTTCTAAAACTGCTAAAAGACAATGATAAAGCTTTAAATTCAGTCGCAAAAGAAAATGTATTCAATAATGCACTGACTAATCTTTATGATTTGAAAATCAAAATTGCAAATATGGTTTTGAAGGCTTATAAGGATGATGAAACAAAAGAAGCAATTGGTATGAATCATACCAATTCAAAAAAAGATGATCTGATGAATGATTATAATGTTCAAAAGATTAAAAAGAGAAGAGAAAAATATTTATCTGAAAACGGCTTCTCCAATAATGTAAAAGGGAAAAACTATGTTTTGAATAAGAGTGAAAAAAGTAGCTTTGCTTTTCGTTTAAATAGCCAATTTAGAAAGAATGTTGATCCTGAAATTAGGCAATACCTTTCTAATTCAAAATCAGAAATTAATGCCTATCTAAGAAATACGGATGAACTTGTTAATGTAGTGGATGATTTTGAAATTATCCAAAGTTTATAA
- a CDS encoding type IV secretory system conjugative DNA transfer family protein, protein MFSPNKSERERRRAERRLTAEERLEYKHLSTKKETRVGLQRLNFTDEAVLNHLKEDKLQSAIGYWSMLLTLISVLAIMVGATIGTITYAVSKLKNIKTMYNIYCIPFIKIWIAFLLIGIFVFVCSFIVNVQKSLSNRQEGERFTWDYFRDYCNYCFNESKKRANKLMDFLKMNKDFRFTTLKKWNINREETYFRSGIPIETFKNKMYVDASDSHNIVVGTTNSGKTQSQINPMIMGSMMAGESMIINDIKGELMPTFYHKLKEKGYTIISVNFIDPETSSLWNPLSIVIKKYRSIEKNYEEKILSTVGTEKEAYLAYKKEYLGLIKEFNSLIHLHKLCTSTTGIIHFAKLGFKNVKPLVESAKEILIRGKPLDQQLQNMYVFEKLLDRFKEKKIQVEMKKKTSLPPIDFSEALEYLRDISNTLFLEKDSKNSFFWQQAQFLFEGIILFMLEYEYLDQDEQGEYILKKLDDNQINFRTIKLFRDEMVTTEAFFRNDEIINHFLMLKSSEDFSMQRMKGVLDQPENTRSNILGTFDTKISIGTLNESIAKMTSQSNIDFHDLGTKKTALFIGVHDEKETYYPFVSMLIKQAYEELVKTAREDIDQRLPIPLNIIWDEFGISPALKNIDNMLSAMRFRGIRMTMVIQDFSQLDEKYGKNTASSIKNNVMNTIYLLAGEKSTLEDISYKAGHRLSWNKELNRFDKVPIMPAERLSRFQYGEALILSQRKNPIYTHLREFKKYGYYKKLGKPSADLMDRKLPELNWFLLTKEWQRIQDFKF, encoded by the coding sequence TTGTTTTCTCCAAACAAAAGCGAAAGAGAAAGAAGAAGAGCTGAAAGAAGATTGACGGCTGAAGAAAGACTAGAGTATAAGCACTTATCAACAAAGAAGGAAACAAGAGTAGGACTGCAAAGATTAAATTTCACCGATGAAGCTGTATTGAATCATTTGAAAGAAGATAAGCTACAAAGTGCTATTGGTTATTGGTCAATGTTGCTAACTTTAATAAGTGTTCTAGCAATAATGGTCGGAGCCACCATTGGGACAATTACATATGCGGTTAGTAAGTTAAAGAACATCAAGACAATGTATAACATATATTGTATACCATTTATAAAGATATGGATTGCTTTTCTTCTGATTGGAATATTTGTATTTGTGTGTTCCTTTATAGTCAATGTTCAAAAAAGTTTATCAAACCGGCAAGAAGGAGAAAGATTCACCTGGGATTATTTTAGAGATTATTGTAATTATTGTTTCAATGAATCTAAAAAGAGAGCAAACAAGCTAATGGACTTCCTAAAAATGAATAAAGACTTCCGCTTTACCACCTTGAAAAAATGGAATATTAACAGAGAGGAGACTTACTTTAGATCGGGTATTCCGATAGAAACATTTAAAAATAAAATGTATGTAGATGCTTCCGATAGTCATAATATTGTAGTCGGAACTACCAATTCAGGTAAAACGCAATCACAAATTAATCCTATGATTATGGGATCCATGATGGCTGGGGAAAGTATGATTATCAATGATATTAAAGGGGAATTAATGCCCACTTTTTACCATAAGTTAAAAGAAAAAGGCTACACTATCATTTCCGTTAATTTTATTGATCCTGAAACATCTTCATTATGGAATCCGTTAAGTATTGTCATTAAAAAATACAGATCGATTGAAAAAAATTATGAAGAGAAGATTTTAAGCACAGTAGGAACTGAAAAGGAAGCCTATTTAGCGTATAAAAAAGAATACTTAGGTTTGATTAAAGAATTTAATTCCCTGATTCACCTGCATAAATTATGCACTTCAACAACGGGAATAATTCACTTTGCAAAATTAGGATTCAAGAATGTCAAGCCTTTAGTGGAATCCGCAAAAGAAATTTTGATTAGGGGAAAGCCCTTAGATCAGCAGTTGCAAAACATGTATGTCTTCGAGAAATTGCTAGATAGATTTAAAGAAAAGAAAATCCAAGTGGAAATGAAGAAGAAAACATCACTTCCACCAATTGATTTTTCTGAAGCACTAGAATATCTAAGAGATATTTCTAATACCTTGTTTCTGGAAAAAGATTCGAAAAATTCTTTCTTTTGGCAACAAGCGCAATTCCTTTTTGAAGGAATTATTCTGTTCATGTTGGAATATGAATACCTAGATCAAGATGAACAAGGGGAATATATCCTCAAGAAACTAGATGATAATCAGATTAATTTCAGAACAATAAAACTTTTTCGAGATGAAATGGTTACTACAGAAGCGTTTTTTAGAAACGATGAAATTATCAATCATTTCTTAATGTTAAAATCATCAGAAGATTTCTCCATGCAAAGAATGAAGGGCGTATTGGATCAACCGGAAAATACTAGATCCAATATTTTAGGAACATTCGACACAAAGATTAGTATTGGTACACTCAATGAATCCATAGCGAAAATGACAAGTCAATCTAATATTGATTTTCATGATTTAGGAACAAAGAAAACAGCGTTATTTATTGGTGTGCATGATGAAAAAGAAACCTACTATCCATTCGTGTCAATGTTAATTAAACAAGCGTATGAAGAGTTGGTTAAAACGGCTCGTGAAGATATTGATCAAAGGTTACCGATTCCATTAAATATTATCTGGGATGAGTTTGGGATTTCACCGGCATTAAAAAATATAGATAACATGTTATCGGCTATGCGATTTCGTGGAATTAGAATGACTATGGTTATTCAAGACTTTTCACAATTGGATGAAAAATATGGAAAAAATACAGCTTCATCCATTAAAAATAATGTTATGAATACTATTTACTTATTAGCCGGGGAAAAATCAACTTTAGAAGACATATCGTATAAGGCAGGTCATCGATTAAGTTGGAATAAAGAACTAAATAGATTTGATAAAGTACCAATCATGCCTGCGGAAAGACTTAGTCGCTTTCAATATGGAGAAGCATTGATTTTATCACAAAGGAAAAATCCTATTTATACCCATCTTAGGGAGTTTAAAAAATATGGCTACTATAAAAAATTAGGGAAACCATCCGCCGATTTAATGGATCGAAAGCTTCCTGAATTGAATTGGTTTTTACTAACGAAAGAATGGCAGAGAATACAAGATTTTAAATTTTAA
- a CDS encoding IS30 family transposase yields MRHFSHLSYYKRLRIENLLKEKVKPCEIAKILNVHNSTIYRELKRGRYIHLDTHLQEVEGYSPIIAEESYRNNLTNKGVSIKLGKHHEFAKYIEDKIVREHYSPKAVLEEIKMKKLFQEVSICTTTIYNYIKKDIFSKLEMKKLPMPRRKKKRKIVPRKWINLKGTTIEERDKSILSRKEFGHWEMDSVIGKRNKKVSLLVLTERKTRMELIFKLKEKNASNVVKMVNRIERKLKSKFSKIFKTITVDNGIEFSYFNEIEKSCLYAGKRTKLYYCHPYSSFERGSNENANRLIRRWIPKYTDFTNISEKKIREIENWINHYPREILNYDTSFHAYQKELEKI; encoded by the coding sequence ATGAGACACTTTTCCCATTTAAGCTATTACAAAAGATTAAGAATTGAAAACTTACTAAAGGAAAAGGTAAAACCATGTGAAATAGCTAAAATACTTAATGTACATAATTCAACGATTTATAGAGAACTAAAAAGAGGGAGATATATTCACTTGGATACCCACTTACAAGAGGTGGAGGGATATAGTCCAATTATCGCTGAAGAAAGTTATAGAAATAATTTAACAAACAAAGGAGTATCAATTAAGTTAGGAAAACATCATGAATTTGCCAAATATATAGAAGATAAAATAGTAAGAGAACATTATTCACCAAAAGCGGTTTTGGAAGAGATAAAAATGAAAAAATTGTTTCAAGAAGTGTCTATATGTACGACAACCATTTATAACTATATTAAAAAAGATATTTTTTCAAAATTAGAGATGAAGAAGCTTCCAATGCCGAGAAGAAAAAAGAAAAGAAAAATAGTACCAAGAAAATGGATAAATCTAAAAGGTACAACGATTGAAGAAAGAGATAAGTCAATTTTATCCAGAAAAGAGTTTGGTCATTGGGAAATGGATAGTGTGATAGGAAAAAGAAACAAGAAAGTGTCATTATTAGTTTTGACCGAAAGAAAAACCAGGATGGAGTTAATTTTTAAATTAAAAGAGAAAAATGCTAGTAATGTAGTTAAAATGGTCAATCGGATTGAAAGGAAATTAAAATCTAAATTCAGTAAGATATTCAAAACAATTACGGTGGACAACGGCATAGAATTCTCTTATTTCAATGAAATAGAAAAGTCGTGTTTGTATGCAGGTAAAAGGACTAAGCTTTACTATTGTCATCCTTATTCAAGCTTTGAAAGAGGGTCGAATGAGAATGCCAATAGATTAATCAGAAGATGGATACCGAAGTACACAGATTTCACAAATATTAGTGAAAAGAAAATTCGAGAAATAGAAAATTGGATTAATCATTATCCTAGGGAAATATTAAATTACGATACTTCGTTTCACGCTTATCAAAAAGAATTAGAAAAAATATAA
- a CDS encoding metal-dependent transcriptional regulator, with amino-acid sequence MSIYESGEDYLLAILVIKERKGICHSIDVAEETGYSKASVSIAMKKLRENGYIQMNQDGSLELLETGLAIAEKIHERNTVLTGYFKQLGVDPDIAYHDAHKIEHDLSNQTFNKIKEQYQKNKKSD; translated from the coding sequence ATGTCTATTTACGAATCGGGTGAGGATTATCTATTAGCTATTTTAGTGATTAAAGAAAGAAAAGGTATTTGTCATTCTATTGATGTGGCGGAAGAAACCGGATATTCCAAGGCGAGTGTTTCTATCGCTATGAAAAAATTAAGAGAAAATGGATATATTCAAATGAACCAAGATGGTTCTTTAGAATTATTGGAAACAGGTCTTGCGATTGCTGAAAAAATTCATGAACGAAATACTGTGTTGACCGGTTATTTTAAACAATTAGGAGTTGATCCGGATATTGCTTATCACGACGCACATAAAATTGAGCACGATTTAAGCAATCAAACCTTCAACAAGATTAAAGAGCAATACCAAAAGAATAAAAAGAGCGACTAG
- a CDS encoding IS1634 family transposase, with protein sequence MFITKSKSKNSTFYYLAYSKRTGKKVSTHIFEALGSADDIRKKVGDPNLDVDTWTKAYAKQKTLEMKEDKERITVSFAPANRINHKTIRHVHIGYFFIQKILKDCGLTKISDKIKKEGQFKFDLNQIMRYLVASRILAPSSKLSTFEFSKHFFEAPNFALHDVYRTLEKMYEYKDFIQESLYQTTHNNFKRNSSILYYDCTNYFFEIEEEKGIRQYGLSKEHRPNPIVQMGLFLDQYGLPLAFDIFQGNKNEQASLKPIEQKIIKDYGLDKVIICCDAGLNSCTNKKFNDITNRGFIMTYSLKKAKQVIKDWVFEDSGWKRDGDGKVFRLSEIKELENDYHIYYKERWIKENGVEERIIVSYSPEYAGYQEHLRSKQIIRAEAVISSNKKLRNHQKATDFKRLIAIDYTNEDGVSAKEQHLSLNSEKIAEESKWDGLYCISTNLEDNIKIILQVHRQRWKIEESFRILKSEFKARPVYLSRESRIYSHFLTCFMALLVERIIEKNLVQYTTKEIITTLRSMQLCEIGNKQYIPAYTRTVITDKLHDVFKFNTDYEIMSFKSLNEINKKTKS encoded by the coding sequence ATGTTTATCACTAAATCGAAATCTAAAAACTCGACCTTTTATTATCTTGCCTATTCTAAAAGAACCGGTAAAAAAGTTTCTACCCATATCTTTGAAGCCCTTGGAAGTGCTGATGATATTCGTAAAAAGGTGGGTGACCCTAATCTTGATGTTGATACTTGGACTAAAGCATATGCTAAGCAAAAAACTTTAGAGATGAAAGAAGATAAGGAAAGAATTACTGTTTCTTTTGCACCTGCTAATCGAATTAATCATAAAACAATTCGTCATGTGCATATTGGTTATTTCTTTATCCAAAAAATATTAAAGGACTGTGGTTTAACTAAGATTAGTGATAAAATCAAAAAAGAAGGACAATTCAAATTTGATTTAAACCAAATTATGCGTTATCTTGTTGCGAGTAGGATTTTAGCACCCAGTTCTAAACTATCCACTTTTGAGTTTTCAAAGCATTTCTTTGAAGCCCCAAATTTCGCTTTACACGATGTATATCGTACTTTAGAAAAAATGTATGAATACAAAGATTTTATTCAAGAAAGTTTATACCAAACAACCCACAATAACTTTAAACGCAATTCATCTATCTTATATTATGATTGTACTAACTACTTTTTTGAAATTGAAGAAGAAAAAGGAATTAGACAATATGGATTATCTAAAGAACATCGACCTAATCCGATTGTGCAAATGGGCTTATTTTTAGATCAGTATGGTTTACCCCTTGCTTTTGATATCTTTCAAGGCAATAAAAACGAACAAGCTTCTCTAAAACCTATCGAACAAAAAATTATTAAAGACTATGGATTAGATAAAGTGATTATCTGTTGTGATGCCGGTTTAAATAGTTGTACTAATAAGAAATTCAATGATATCACTAATCGTGGTTTTATTATGACTTATTCACTTAAAAAGGCAAAACAAGTAATTAAAGATTGGGTATTTGAAGATAGTGGTTGGAAAAGAGATGGTGATGGTAAAGTTTTTCGATTATCAGAAATAAAAGAATTAGAAAATGACTATCATATCTATTATAAAGAAAGATGGATTAAGGAAAATGGTGTTGAAGAAAGAATCATTGTAAGTTATTCGCCGGAATACGCCGGTTATCAGGAACATCTTAGATCCAAACAAATAATCAGAGCAGAAGCAGTCATTTCAAGTAATAAGAAATTAAGAAATCATCAAAAAGCAACAGATTTTAAACGATTAATAGCCATTGACTATACCAATGAAGATGGAGTATCCGCAAAAGAACAACATCTATCCTTAAATAGTGAAAAAATAGCTGAAGAAAGCAAATGGGATGGTTTATACTGTATTAGCACTAATTTAGAAGATAATATCAAGATTATCTTACAAGTACATCGTCAAAGATGGAAGATTGAAGAAAGTTTTAGAATATTAAAAAGTGAATTTAAAGCACGACCGGTATATCTTAGTAGAGAAAGTAGAATATACTCACACTTTTTAACTTGCTTTATGGCATTGTTAGTTGAAAGGATTATTGAAAAAAACTTAGTTCAATACACCACAAAAGAAATTATAACAACCTTAAGAAGTATGCAATTATGTGAGATAGGCAATAAACAATACATTCCTGCTTATACTAGAACAGTAATAACTGATAAATTACACGATGTTTTTAAGTTTAATACTGACTATGAGATTATGAGTTTTAAAAGCTTAAATGAAATTAATAAGAAGACCAAAAGTTAA